The Zootoca vivipara chromosome 5, rZooViv1.1, whole genome shotgun sequence genome includes the window ACACTGTAAACCTGACAGCCCTCTAAACACAAGTATTAATAATGAGGGTGTGCCTACATTACAAGTGAACCAttataaaataaagtttaaagAGCACATCGGGCAATTTAACAGCACTCTCAGGACCCACTGAAGgcaacagctcccatcactgcGTAAGGAAAGCCACTGACAAACCAATTCAAAACCAGCTTAACGGCTGGGGTTTAGATGTTTTCTGAAAAATAGTTATCCATACAGAGAGCTATCCAAAGCAAGGGAGGTTGTTTAATGGTTTTAGTGTAGGCTGTCTTATGAGAGAATGCCCTGAAAGGCACAATGGAATCATTACCTTACAACGGGTGATCTGCATTGGTCATGCACCAAAATAAATCAAGTTCTACATAGGGTGGGGGGTCATCTAAACAGTGTACCGGTATTCAGTTATACAGAGGACACATCTGAATGTATGTCATCGGTTTATAGCACACGTTACAGGAGAAGGAAGAATTAGTTACGTGCAGAAAGTCCTTCTCACTGGAGCAGTCAGATGACTGCCATGCTGCCTATCTGTCCAGCCAGATGGAATGGATGCATGTGAAAAAAATCATGCATATCTCCAAAACAAAGTAAGAAAAGTGTGGTTTATCTTATGAAATGTAACCTGTGAACAAGAGGCCCTATTCTCAAAGATTATGGATGTTTGGGGTAGCAAAAGTTATGCCCATGAGacgtttggactgcaactcccatcatccctgctcgctggccatgctgcctggagtccaacatctgggagGCATAATGTTGGCTATTCTGGCATCTATGGACCCTATCCCTGACACCGCTTCTTTGAATGTGAATCACCTCTGAATCACCTACATCGGATTTTTCATATATGAGATTACAGGCGCTAGATGTTGGATGTTTGTGCGCAAAAGAAATCCCTAAGAGGTTGTCTATGCTAGTAATCCTAAAAaagccaaaaaaaacacaccaataaaaGCAAAATGCAACGAGTTGTCCAAAGACCTTTAGGGACTTCTAAGTCAAAGGCAAATTTGCTACCTTCCATGCCGATCAGTAACAAGTTGGATGTCAGCTGACCCCAGCCTCGCTTCGCCTGTTGCCTGTTAATCCAATTCCAATTGAAGCCCAGGAAATCCACCACGATTTTCCTCCCAACTGTGTCGTTCAGAGTTTGCTGCAGATAAAGCCTGCACATGGCAGAAAACAAGGGGGAAAGGAGAATTTTAAATGTACGTCTGCAAAAAGGAAGATCTCGCCTTGCcatctttcattcatttttagcCAATGCCTCAAAAGCACATTCACCTGTATAGAAACCTTACCAGCAAAGGCTAACTTCACAGAGGACAGCTCCACTGCAGAGTTAAGGAAAGGATTCACTTGAGCACTACCAAGACAACAGAAATTGGGCAGGTACACACAGGCAGGATGACCCATCTGTTCCCTGATGCACAAAACACATGGTTTCAGGTACTCTCATCCTCAGAGATCACCTTTCACCTGAGCCCAGCTGCTGCCGAGGTTCTATAGGGTGGTCCTTTGTCTATGTGAGAAGAGGGCATCTGTAAGGAGAAGCAGGGCAATCTACTGCAATTGCTTTGAGTGTGCAATGGCCTCCCCTATGAGTTTAGAAGCCGTCCTATCTTTGTATCCTTTCAGACAGGATACAAAACCTATCTTCCAAAAGACCTAAAGCAGTGGATTAGGGACTGTGACCTAGTGTTAATACTGCTGTTGATTAGACTGATTATGATCATAGGTTCCTAGCCTGCCTTTTAGGGTGGCATGTCCTCCAGACGGGTTGCAACAAAGTAAAATACACCATTAAAATAGCAGTAAAAATAGCTAGCATTAAAATAGCAGTAGCAGAGTAAACAGTTCTCATATATAACCAACCATAAAACAACCCATAAAAAGCCCTTGTTTATGATGCTCTTATTTCCAaagctgcatttttttattttttttattctattatttttataggaagctgctttgagcattggggaggatgaaaaaatgaaaaaaccacacacatccaGTTGCACAACTGGATGATGAGGAACTCCTTGATTCCGCTCACTGCAATCAACAAAGGAAGCAAAGGGTCTCTTCTCCCAACCTGTGTAGCACATTCCTCGTTGTAGTCTTTTTCTTGGCTTTAATTGCACAGCCGCTTTCCAATGAATTTAACAGGAGAGGGAGCACTagaaccagccccccccccactgagtcCAGAATCCTATTTCTTTTCCCCATCACCTTGAGTGCTGCCCAAAGGAACACACTTAACGGATGCCTTCAGCAGCAATACTAGCACTATAACTATTAGATATGATCCTGTTGTTTCAGGAAGACACTTCTGCATGGTAAAAGGGGGATGAACAGGAAAGGGGAAAACTCCCTTCAAGgtaagaagtacagtggtgcctcgctagatgaatttaattcgttccacgggtcttttcttataacgaaaaattcgtctagcgaaccccataggaatgcattgaattttttcaattcatttttttgcccataggaacgcattaattgaatttcaatgcattcctatgggaaaccgcgattcgctagatgaatttttcataaaacgaattcgtctagcgaggcaacctccactcgaaaaatcctttcgttaagcggaaatttcgttaagcagggcattcgttaagcgaggcaccactgtacagaattTGACCGTGTGAAGAGAGAAACGAATTCTGTTTCGGATCAGTCTGCACTGTGATAGgatttctgtatgatgtagaaTGTCTCACCATTTTCTTCAGTTTAAAACTCTGCAAGCAGCCAGCCAGGGATGACATCTCATGCAGATGAGCCCCTTAGAACAAAGGCAGAGAACcacaggcctgggggccaaatgaaGCCCTCCAaccctctctatctggccctcaggactcttcctATGTCACACCCTTCACCAGTCCTGCTTCACAACTTACTTGAGATAAAACTTACACcagttgctccacccactctggctctggccccacccaccactggcacgtgTCCCCTAAATGAGAATGCagcctttagaccaggcacccccaaacttcggccctccagatgttttggactacaatccccatcttccccgaccactggccctgttagctagggatcatgggagttgtaggccaaaacatctggagggccgcagtttgggggatgcctgctttagaccatgagtaggcaacctaaggcctgggggccagatctggcccaatcgcaggtggatggtccgagaatcagcatgtttttacatgagttgaatgtgtccttttatttaaaatgcatctctgggttatttgtggggcataggaatttgttcatccccccccccccaaaaaaatatagtccaacccccacaaggtctgaaagggttaaaaaagtttgctgacccttgctttagactgaaaaaggttcccactCAGCCTTAGAAGAACTCAGTCCATGTCTCACGACAGAACCAAACCGCCAAGCCACCAGCCGATGTTACCTTTCTCCACTATCCTGCTGTTCTATTTCTTGGAGCTGCTCAACGAAGTCGCTGAATTTCATCTCTTCCCTGCTTGACTTAGGCTTGAAGTTCTTAACATTTGCCATTTTCTTCTCATCGTAGTACAAGAACTTGTGGGTGCTTGCTTTATATACCGAAAAGTCCCCACTCCCAATGTTCTCCTGAAGATAGTTCAGATCCCATTTTAGAGCAGGAAACACCAGATTTGTATCTGTCAACACCACCGGCTcctaggaaagaaaagaaaaaagcacaaggCATAGCAATGCAAAATCCCAAGGTAAGGTGGGAGGTATCTACGGTAACTCTCAGCCACAAATATTCAGGATGGTTTTGGAACTAGGAATAAgcaatggaaggaaataaagcacAGCCTGAagacagcctgtgtgtgtgtggtcccgCCACACACAACAAAGTAGCTGCAACTAGTCACTGCTGTCACTCATAAAGCACAGCCTGAAGACAATCCGATACAGCAGAACACTAGAAGTCAAAAAGCAGAATGGTGATGGGATTACCTTTCTGCTTAATGTTCAAGCCAGGAATCAAAATGCTTAACTCTTCAACAAGGATACTCAAATAGTGTTCAAAACtgagatatataagctaggcaccaaaagGCAGCTTAAACCTAGCCATAAATGCACAGGAACCGTAATGCTGAAACAGGAACATCATCAGCAGGTTTTTCATATAGCAACTGCAGAATAAAGTATAATGAGTAAAAAGGGGATCCAGGGGACTAAGaaatattttgcaaacaaaaataatataaaaaccacCCTCTTCTTTCCTCAGCCTATGTGCCACAATTCACTAACCTGTGCATGTGTGGGCCAGCTTGCCATTATTTGAAGGTTGCTTGTCAAAAGTGAATATTCCTACCATGGGGGTGTTTAAAAAAGGTGGTGGGAAAACTTCCCTCtatgttccctcccccccctattttttcaaGGTTGAAGTCTCCTGATCCAGCAACCCTACTCCATCATGTGAACCTTCCCAGGATCTGCAATCTTTGGGGAAGGCTCTCTTCTTGGTCCCGCCACCCTCATAGACacaaagagggccttctcggtggtggctgctcccagtcaacTTTGGAACACCCTCTCTGGAGAAGccacactggctccctccttcctaTCCTTCTGTCGGCAGGTGAAGACCTTCCTATTCCAACAAGCTTCTGGGAACTGACCACTTTTAATTAAAGGGTTGGGTGCCATGCTGTTTTGATTATAATTCTGTGTGTGGTTTTAAACATATGTGTAATTagtttttaattctatcaatgtttaatggtttttcttaattggttccggagtgCCATTCACAGCCCGGAAAGTCCTTAACCCAAGCAGCGATAGCGTGCATGCacgaagcactgatagagcacttctgcgcatgcgcgcaaggTGGAACCCAAaggtaaacacttctgggtccgtggagtacttaacctgaaagtacgcaacctgaagcgtactcaacccgaggtatgactgtatagggtgTGAATAGACAGATAGGAATTtataaatgcatatacagtacatacatgtgtatgtgcaataataatattaataataatactggagGCACCCTAACAAAGGCTGGTGGCAAAGTGGGGGGAAGCAGACAGATGGGCATGGATGGGTTGCTCTCAGcagagaggacccccccccccacttcctccaaGAAGGAAACTCAGGCCTCCATCCCTCTCACTGTAAGCTGCCTTAAGTCAttgtcagggggaaaggcagagtaTATAGTAtcacaggattgtagagttggaagggaccccgaggatcatctagtacaggggtccctagactaaggcccgggggctggatgcgacccaatcgccttctcaatccggcccgcggacggtccgggaatcagcatgtttttacatgagtagaatgtgtccttttatttaaaatgcatctctgggttatttgtggggcaaaggaattaattcatattttttttctaaatatagtccggccccccacaaggtctgagggacagtggactggctccctgctgaaaaagtttgctgatccctgatctagtataacccctgcaatgcatatatgcgtgtgtgtgtgtctatacccCCACTCTCAGAGTTGGGGGTATGGATAGACATATAGGAATGTAtaaatgcatgcacatttttgtgtatgtaataataataataataatgctggagGCACCCTAACCAAGGCTGGCGGGAAACCGTAGGAGAGGGGGCCAGGGCGTTTGCCAAACCCCCACACCCTACCCCTCCCAAGGGTCTCAGCACAGGggaccccctcccccttcctcccgtccgccatgggggggggcaacccccTCACCTCGTTCTCGATGAGCTCCTCGGCCCTGGGGTCCCCGTGGCGGAGCCTGGGGATGGGCCGCGTGGGGAAGCCGTAGCGCCGGAACTGGGCTTCGCTCCAGCCTCGGTGGGGGCGGCCCCCGacctcccgctcctcctcctcttcctcgccgCCGCCGTCTTCGGGGCTcctgggaggaagggggggcggaGAAGGGCACCCGTTCTCCTcagtcgccgccgccgccggggacGGGGAGGAGCAGGACGCGGAGGCCTCCGCCATCGCCCACCTCGCGACGCTGGGCAGCCCGGGGActcgcggcggcggcgcctcGCTCGCTCCCTCAGGCGGAAACGGCGGGCGAGGAACATCCGGGTACGCCAGGAcgtgcctgttgttgttgttgttgctgctgctggcgtcGTCGTTCGCGGGGAGAGGGAAAGACTTCCGGTCCGGCTCGAACGCAGCGGCGGCCCCTGGCGGGCGGTCGAGGAAACGCGCCGCCCCCTCCACGAGGCTCTGAGCCATCAGCATCTCAGCGGCAGGTTCCAGCTTAGAGCGCCTTTGGTAAGCAGCAGGGCCGGCGCAGGCAGGTTTGGGTGCCTGAGGCAAGAGGGCACATGCACGCGCATCctgccagggagcaagagggcaGGGAGGCAGCTAAAGATTTGGCTTTTCGATCTGGCTTGATTTGCTCTGTTTCCGTGCCGCTCTCCTTTCGAACGCATCCCAGAGCTGATAGCAACAACGTAATGAAATGGAATGTCACAAATGCA containing:
- the HIF1AN gene encoding hypoxia-inducible factor 1-alpha inhibitor codes for the protein MAEASASCSSPSPAAAATEENGCPSPPPLPPRSPEDGGGEEEEEEREVGGRPHRGWSEAQFRRYGFPTRPIPRLRHGDPRAEELIENEEPVVLTDTNLVFPALKWDLNYLQENIGSGDFSVYKASTHKFLYYDEKKMANVKNFKPKSSREEMKFSDFVEQLQEIEQQDSGERLYLQQTLNDTVGRKIVVDFLGFNWNWINRQQAKRGWGQLTSNLLLIGMEGNVTPAHYDEQQNFFAQIKGYKRCILFSPDQFECLYPYPVHHPCDRQSQVDFDNPDYERFPNFQNVVGYETVVGPGDVLYIPMYWWHHIESLLNGGITITVNFWYKGAPTPKRIEYPLKAHQKVAIMRNIEKMLGEALGNPQEVGPLLNMMIKGRYD